The sequence CCCGGCTCCGCTCGCGACGGTGGCCGCCAAGATGGCGGTCCTGCCGGAGCCGGCGCGGCGCAAGATCTACGGCGAGAACGCGCGGAAGCTCTACCGGATCTGACCCCTGTCCCCGCTGACACCAGGTCGCGAGCGCGGCCCGACGTGTGACCGTTGACACATAGATATGATATCTAATATGCTTTTTCCACGGTATCGCGTGTAGCCATTGCTTGACCTGACCACTGCAAGAGGGGCGCTCGCGCCACGCGACACGCCGGGTCCCCGGCTCGACCGGTGGTGCGCATCCGGCGCCACACCGAAGCCGGTAGTCATGGCCCTATTGGAAGGACACGACGATTACCAAGATCACGTCACGCCGGAAGTTCGCGCTCGCATCCCTGGGGGTGGCGGCGCTGCTCGCCCTCGTGAGCGCCTGCGGCTCGAGCTCGGGCGGCGCCACCGCGTCGTCCGGAGGCCCGAGCGCGGCCCCAGCGGCGTCATCCTTAGCTGGGTCGGGAAGCTCGGCGATCGCCGGCGTCCCGACTCTCGACGAGCTGTTCAAGGGGCTCACCAGCCCGCCCCCGACCACCGGCCCGGCGCCCACCAAGGGCAAGAACGTGTGGCTGGTGTCCTGCGGTCAGGCGATCCCGGGCTGCTCGAAGCTCGCCGCCGCCGTGCAGCAGGCCGCTGCGGACCTGGGCTGGAACTTCCACATCGCCGACGGCATGCTCGGCGCGAATGACGGCTTCAACGTCGCGATGCGCACGGCCATCGCCGCCAAGCCGGACGCCATCATCGACGAGTCGATCGACTGCGCGCTCATCGAGCAGTCGCTCAAGGAGGCCAAGGCCGCGGGTATTCCCGTGATCGCCGGGCAGGCGAACGACTGCGCCGATGCCCCGCTGTTCGCCGGGCCGTCCAAGTTCTCGACCTCCGCGCCCGCCGTGAAGGACTTCTTCGGCTCGTGGGGCGAGGCCGGAGCGGCGTACATCATCAACAAGACCGGCGGCAAGGCCAAGATCATCATGTCCTACGTCGGCAACGTCGTGGGCAAGGACATCAACGAGGGCTTCCAGACGACCATCTCGAAGTGCTCGGGCTGCCAGGTCGTGGGCAACTTCACCATCCAGGCGACCGAGACGACCCCGGGCGGGCCGTTCGGCCAGCAGCTCCAGGCGATGCTGACCAAGTACCCGGACGCCAACGTCGTCTATCTGCCCTACGACTCGCAGCTCACCAACGGCGGCGGCGCGCAGATCGTCAAGCAGTCCGGTCGCGACATCCTCCTCGTCGGCGGGCAGGGGACGGCGCCGGCCATCGCCGACCTCGTCCGCAGCGGTCAGCTCTCCGCGATGACCTCGGTCGTGTCGCAGCTCTGGCTCGGCTACGCCACCGCCGACAACGTCAACCGGGTCCTGAGCGGCCAGCCGACAGTCGCCGAGGGCGTCGGCGTCGTGACGGTCGACAAGGACCACGGGCTGCCGGCGGACGGCGTGCCGGCGGCGACCTCGTTCGACGTCAAGGCGACCTACAACAAGCTCTGGGGCGTCGGCTGAGTCGGCGGGACTGACGGCGCGCGCCCAGCGCCCATTCCTACCGGTGCTGGCGGTCGGCTCCAGCTGGAGCCGACCGCCAGCACCGCCTCTTCTTCCGGCGATCGGAGCGTGCCCAGCAGGTGAGAAGCATGGAAATGGCCGACCCGGCCCCGGCCCCGTCGAACGGCGTCGCGGAGTGCCTGCGGGTCAGCGGTCTCAGCAAGGCGTTCCCGGGAGTGCGGGCGCTGCGGGACGTCGATCTGACCGTGGCACGCGGCGAGATCCACGCGCTGGCCGGCGGCAACGGGTCCGGCAAGTCGACGCTCATCAAGATCGTCGCCGGGGTCGAGCACGGTGACGCCGGCACGATTCGCTACCCGTCCAGCGCCGAGGTCGACGCGTCGGGAAGCACGCCCGAGGTGGCGCGCGGCGGCGGCGTCTACGTGGTCCACCAGGACCTCGGCCTGTTTCCTGACCTGACCGTGGCCGAGAACTTCGCGCTCGGCTTCGGCTTTCCCCAGGGCAGGAGCGGACGAGTTCGATGGAAGGCGCTGCGCCGCCGCGCCGCCGCGCTCATCGAGAGGTTCGAGATCCCGACGACGCCGGACACCGTCCTGCGAGACACCTCCCGCGCCGTGCAGGCACAGATCGCGATCGCCCGCGCGCTACAGGTCGAGGACGAAGGAGGCGCGCAGGGCCTGCTCGTCCTCGACGAACCGACGGCCGCCCTGCCCGCGCACGAGGTGGCGCTGCTGTTCGCCTCGTTGCGGCGCTACGTCGCCCACGGCCGGGCCGCGCTGTTCGTCAGCCACCGGCTGGACGAGGTCCTCGATCTCGCCGACCGGGTCACGGTCTTTCGCGACGGACAGGGCATCGGTACCTACAGCACGTCCTCGCTCACGGAAGCGCAGCTGGCCGAGCTGATCGCGGGCCGGCCGATCTCGCGGCTGTCCTCGCGATCGGGTCAGCGCGCGCCAGGGGAGACGCTGCTCGAGCTGACCGAGGTCCAGGCGGATCCGCTCGACGGGATCAACCTCACCGTACGGTCCGGTGAGGTCGTGGGAGTCGCGGGCCTGCTCGGGTCCGGCCGGACCGAGCTGCTGCGGTGCATCTACGGTGACCTGCCCATCCAGTCCGGGACCGTGCGGATGAAGGACAAGGTCGTTCACTTCACGCATCCACGAGACGCGATCAAGGCCGGAATCGGGCTCGTGCCCGAGAGCCGATCGGAGTCGGTGTTCTACGACCTCGCGGTCTACGTCAACCTGGCCATCTGCAAGCTCAGCGAGTACTCGACCCGTCGCTGGCTCTCCGACCGCCTGATGCGGGCCGGCGCGCGCGAACGCATCGCGACGTTCGGTGTCCGCGCCGCGAGCGAGAGCGTCGTCGCCAACGTGTTGTCCGGCGGGAACCAGCAGAAGGTCGTCCTGGGCCGCTGGCTGAGCCAGAGCCCGACTGTGCTGCTGCTCGACGAACCGACGCACGGGGTCGACGTGGGTGCGCGACAGGAGATCTATCAGCTCGTGCGCCAGGCGACCGATGCCGGAATGGGCGTCCTGCTGGTCGCCTCCGATTTCGAGGAGATCGCGCTCAACTGCGACCGCGCGATCGTGCTGAGCGGGGGTCGCGTCGTCGCCGAGGTTGGTGCCGACGAACTGACGGCGCACGCACTGATCGAAGCCGCATACACCGGAACGAAGCGACAGAGGGCAGGCTGAGGTGGCCACGACGGCAAGCCGCAAGGGAAACACCGCGCAACTCGTCCTCGGATCGGCCGAGCGGCTCGGACTCCCGATCCTGTTCGTGGCGCTGATCCTCATCTTTGCCATCCATCCGGACAGCCGCGACGCCTTCCTCTCGAAGGCGAACATCGACAACATCCTCGCTGGCCAGTCGGTCACGGGCATCGTCGCGCTCGGCATGGTCATCCCGCTGACGGCGGGATACTTCGACGTGTCGATCCCGGCGATCGCTGGTGTGGCGAACATGGCCTGCACGGCGGCGATCGTC is a genomic window of Pseudofrankia inefficax containing:
- a CDS encoding sugar ABC transporter substrate-binding protein, with amino-acid sequence MAALLALVSACGSSSGGATASSGGPSAAPAASSLAGSGSSAIAGVPTLDELFKGLTSPPPTTGPAPTKGKNVWLVSCGQAIPGCSKLAAAVQQAAADLGWNFHIADGMLGANDGFNVAMRTAIAAKPDAIIDESIDCALIEQSLKEAKAAGIPVIAGQANDCADAPLFAGPSKFSTSAPAVKDFFGSWGEAGAAYIINKTGGKAKIIMSYVGNVVGKDINEGFQTTISKCSGCQVVGNFTIQATETTPGGPFGQQLQAMLTKYPDANVVYLPYDSQLTNGGGAQIVKQSGRDILLVGGQGTAPAIADLVRSGQLSAMTSVVSQLWLGYATADNVNRVLSGQPTVAEGVGVVTVDKDHGLPADGVPAATSFDVKATYNKLWGVG
- a CDS encoding sugar ABC transporter ATP-binding protein translates to MEMADPAPAPSNGVAECLRVSGLSKAFPGVRALRDVDLTVARGEIHALAGGNGSGKSTLIKIVAGVEHGDAGTIRYPSSAEVDASGSTPEVARGGGVYVVHQDLGLFPDLTVAENFALGFGFPQGRSGRVRWKALRRRAAALIERFEIPTTPDTVLRDTSRAVQAQIAIARALQVEDEGGAQGLLVLDEPTAALPAHEVALLFASLRRYVAHGRAALFVSHRLDEVLDLADRVTVFRDGQGIGTYSTSSLTEAQLAELIAGRPISRLSSRSGQRAPGETLLELTEVQADPLDGINLTVRSGEVVGVAGLLGSGRTELLRCIYGDLPIQSGTVRMKDKVVHFTHPRDAIKAGIGLVPESRSESVFYDLAVYVNLAICKLSEYSTRRWLSDRLMRAGARERIATFGVRAASESVVANVLSGGNQQKVVLGRWLSQSPTVLLLDEPTHGVDVGARQEIYQLVRQATDAGMGVLLVASDFEEIALNCDRAIVLSGGRVVAEVGADELTAHALIEAAYTGTKRQRAG